Proteins from one Humidesulfovibrio mexicanus genomic window:
- a CDS encoding TonB-dependent receptor plug domain-containing protein, translated as MIPLSPRRRKKRNTVKPLLLASAVLLSLTSAAQAWAAKSAEEVKTGQVVVSATRMETELKDAPNSISVVTQEDIEREPAPTVADLLKDIPGVQVLDQSIAGVKRVTIRGESPSRVLIMVDGQKVPEQKSMDGSMILVDLNDVERIEVIKGPASVLHGSEAIGGVVNIITKKGGKKPIQLAMAETFDGSANALTEYLSAFGGIDGWSYRVSGSYTDGGNRYAPGGPVDDSGYLSRNFSAYVDKVLGKAKFGLRADSFWSHEQVPAAVSGTTLVELNLPAWTRDKVSGFVEFKDISDTLSKLALNAYFQTTYKDFYNYVDPAAFAPKTSLWTKNWQDTTGASLQTDWTLGGGHYVVAGAEASFEDLKARDHKTTKTWLGVVTSDSTYTNKAHQDTYAAFVQDQWSITPDWTLTMGLRETIVKSELDSAQDPGLAPGTSSGNRPVGSIGLVYSGFKDWRLRAQASQGYRFPNLQQLYIGTVHGSSRPTYSNPDLKPETSNNFEVGARYGDGAWTMDAAAFYSKAEDYIATVALTGTTSQFQNVSGATTYGGELALEYLFADWNLTPYVSATYLRRKYDANTYETSQTGDPSLFGRYGLRWFHDLDAALRFTADAYSRQASTAKEDSSGTLYRYNNWQTYNLALGLDWTGERKYSLSLNLNNLTNEKYTEANSALVSPGFHAVLRLGAEF; from the coding sequence ATGATCCCGTTGTCCCCCCGCAGGCGCAAAAAACGCAACACAGTGAAGCCGCTGCTGCTCGCCAGCGCCGTGCTCCTCAGCCTGACCTCCGCCGCCCAGGCCTGGGCGGCGAAAAGCGCGGAGGAAGTCAAGACCGGGCAGGTAGTCGTCTCGGCCACGCGCATGGAAACCGAGCTCAAGGACGCGCCCAACAGCATCAGCGTGGTCACGCAGGAGGACATCGAACGTGAGCCCGCCCCCACGGTGGCCGACCTTTTGAAGGACATCCCCGGCGTGCAGGTGCTGGACCAGTCCATCGCCGGGGTCAAGCGCGTCACCATCCGCGGCGAGTCGCCCTCGCGCGTGCTCATCATGGTGGACGGGCAGAAGGTGCCGGAGCAGAAGTCCATGGACGGCTCCATGATCCTTGTGGACCTGAACGATGTGGAGCGCATCGAGGTGATCAAAGGCCCGGCGTCCGTGCTGCACGGCAGCGAGGCCATCGGCGGCGTGGTGAACATCATCACCAAGAAGGGGGGCAAGAAGCCCATCCAGCTCGCCATGGCCGAGACCTTCGACGGCTCGGCCAACGCCCTCACCGAGTATCTTTCGGCCTTCGGCGGCATCGATGGCTGGAGCTACCGGGTTTCCGGCTCCTACACCGACGGGGGCAACCGCTACGCCCCGGGCGGCCCCGTGGACGACTCCGGCTACCTGAGCCGCAACTTCTCCGCCTATGTGGACAAGGTGCTGGGCAAGGCCAAGTTCGGCCTGCGCGCCGACAGCTTCTGGAGCCACGAGCAGGTTCCGGCGGCCGTGTCCGGCACAACGCTGGTGGAGCTCAATCTTCCGGCCTGGACCAGGGACAAGGTCTCCGGCTTCGTGGAATTCAAGGACATCAGCGACACCTTGAGCAAACTGGCGCTGAACGCCTATTTCCAGACCACCTACAAGGACTTCTACAACTACGTCGACCCCGCGGCCTTCGCCCCCAAGACCTCGCTGTGGACCAAGAACTGGCAGGACACCACCGGGGCCAGCCTGCAGACCGACTGGACCCTGGGCGGGGGGCATTACGTGGTGGCCGGGGCCGAGGCCAGCTTCGAGGACCTGAAGGCGCGCGACCACAAGACCACCAAGACCTGGCTGGGGGTGGTGACCTCCGACTCCACCTACACCAACAAGGCCCACCAGGACACCTACGCCGCCTTTGTCCAGGACCAGTGGAGCATCACCCCCGACTGGACCCTGACCATGGGCCTGCGTGAGACCATCGTGAAGTCCGAGCTTGACAGTGCGCAGGACCCTGGCCTGGCCCCTGGCACCAGCAGCGGCAACCGGCCCGTGGGCAGCATCGGACTGGTGTACTCCGGCTTCAAGGACTGGCGGTTGCGGGCCCAGGCCTCCCAGGGCTACCGCTTCCCCAATCTGCAGCAGCTCTACATCGGCACGGTGCACGGCTCCTCCCGGCCGACCTACTCCAACCCGGACCTGAAGCCCGAGACCTCCAACAACTTCGAGGTTGGCGCGCGTTACGGCGATGGCGCCTGGACCATGGACGCCGCAGCCTTCTACAGCAAGGCCGAGGACTACATCGCCACCGTGGCGCTCACCGGCACCACCTCGCAGTTCCAGAACGTCAGCGGGGCCACCACCTACGGCGGCGAGCTCGCCCTCGAATACCTCTTCGCGGATTGGAATCTCACGCCGTATGTCTCGGCCACGTACCTGCGCCGCAAATACGACGCCAACACCTACGAGACCTCGCAGACCGGAGATCCCTCGCTCTTCGGCCGCTATGGCCTGCGCTGGTTCCACGACCTGGACGCGGCCCTGCGCTTCACGGCCGATGCGTATTCCCGCCAGGCCAGCACGGCCAAGGAAGACTCCAGCGGCACGCTGTACCGCTACAACAACTGGCAGACCTACAACCTGGCCCTTGGGCTGGACTGGACCGGGGAGCGGAAATACAGCCTCTCCCTCAACCTGAACAACCTCACCAACGAAAAATATACCGAGGCCAACTCGGCCCTGGTTTCCCCCGGCTTCCATGCCGTGCTCCGCCTGGGAGCGGAGTTCTGA
- a CDS encoding MptD family putative ECF transporter S component, protein MDAQSTMLTAGAASPASADGKRGGLSRRWRVSELITIGIFAAVIKVSSLAIALAGGGMNPVSLMLKNAVFTALLVVLLHKVRVFGTLTLFTLISAVVSLLLMGAGLALLPAMLLAGLASETLVMALGGYGRTVPLLLGVGCYDLLSKGLSLAFSWLMMREQPALMVTSTVMVTVGYAGSLLGLWFGVAFVKELRHAGIVRE, encoded by the coding sequence ATGGACGCCCAGAGCACCATGCTCACCGCCGGCGCGGCCTCTCCCGCGTCGGCGGACGGGAAACGGGGCGGCCTGTCGCGCCGTTGGCGGGTGAGCGAACTCATCACCATCGGCATCTTCGCCGCGGTCATCAAGGTCTCCAGCCTGGCCATCGCCCTGGCCGGAGGCGGCATGAACCCGGTGTCGCTGATGCTCAAGAACGCCGTGTTCACCGCGCTGCTGGTGGTGCTGCTGCACAAGGTGCGGGTGTTCGGCACGCTGACCCTGTTCACGCTCATCAGCGCCGTGGTGTCGCTGCTGCTCATGGGCGCGGGGCTTGCGCTGCTTCCGGCCATGCTCCTGGCGGGCCTCGCCTCGGAGACCCTGGTCATGGCCCTGGGCGGGTACGGCCGCACTGTGCCGCTGCTTCTGGGGGTGGGCTGCTACGATCTGCTCTCCAAAGGCCTGAGTTTGGCCTTCTCCTGGCTCATGATGCGCGAACAGCCCGCGCTCATGGTCACCTCAACGGTCATGGTGACGGTGGGCTACGCCGGATCGCTGCTGGGCCTCTGGTTCGGCGTGGCCTTCGTCAAGGAGCTGAGACATGCGGGCATTGTACGGGAATAG
- a CDS encoding type I restriction enzyme HsdR N-terminal domain-containing protein: MHETSLGGMLTDYLSGQPIEETTYEEFRQALARHLVEEKGFPKDALKAKVPLIFHVDGEETGRHVDLVAYEPGGAPVLLVIFCAGDVGSFERETVSCARLFPGGPVPLAIATDTIGASILDTASGDCVATGVRAIPAWAEVLAKHADTPRNALTPERRAREERILHAYNGFLYGTCCQESCRIPPKSGT; this comes from the coding sequence ATGCACGAAACCAGCCTGGGCGGAATGCTCACCGACTACCTGAGCGGCCAGCCCATCGAGGAGACCACCTACGAAGAGTTCCGCCAAGCCCTTGCCCGGCATCTGGTGGAGGAGAAGGGCTTCCCCAAGGACGCGCTCAAGGCCAAGGTTCCCCTGATCTTCCATGTCGACGGGGAAGAAACCGGCAGGCATGTCGACCTGGTGGCCTACGAGCCCGGCGGCGCGCCCGTGCTGCTCGTCATCTTCTGCGCGGGCGACGTGGGCAGCTTCGAGCGCGAGACCGTGAGCTGCGCGCGCCTCTTTCCCGGCGGGCCTGTGCCCCTGGCCATCGCCACGGACACCATCGGCGCCAGCATCCTCGACACCGCCAGCGGAGACTGCGTCGCCACCGGCGTGCGCGCCATCCCCGCTTGGGCCGAAGTGCTCGCCAAACACGCCGACACCCCGCGCAACGCGCTGACGCCGGAACGTCGGGCCCGCGAGGAGCGCATCCTCCACGCGTACAACGGCTTCCTCTACGGCACCTGCTGCCAGGAGTCCTGCCGCATTCCGCCCAAAAGCGGCACGTAG
- the hutW gene encoding heme anaerobic degradation radical SAM methyltransferase ChuW/HutW, translating into MNTAQARTQTSPSGRINRVGMTTRAREGEWFAREGVDPLSEAFERKRAVHAGMGGGMVTGEEALQLHAALMERPRQGKSAVYVHIPFCETKCIYCGFYIAPYRKEVSASYTDALLDEMRRERGRAAVGREPVHAVYLGGGTPTALEPKDLERLLRGIRENMPLANDCEITVEGRIHNFGPEKMRAAVEGGANRFSIGVQTFHTRLRQSLGRVCSRREVTTALERLLAMDTAAVVVDLIYGLPGQTMRSWEEDMRTFESLGLDGCDLYQLNVFPGGKLDRALKSGAAAPVADIPMQSRMFRRGVELMTDMRAARLSISHWGRTARERNIYNPLMKSRADCLAYGAGAGGCLQGHFCFMTADPSDYMARSRAGEKPLAGVARPPLQLALMRSLSEQLERGWLDLPRATRAAGFDAGAEFDPLLRQWERAGLLTRRRNRVDLTLAGQFWQVNLVQGLLDWHMHNQKEESI; encoded by the coding sequence ATGAACACAGCTCAAGCACGGACACAAACCAGCCCCTCCGGAAGGATAAACAGGGTGGGCATGACCACGCGCGCGCGGGAAGGCGAATGGTTCGCCCGCGAAGGGGTGGACCCGCTGTCCGAGGCCTTCGAGCGCAAGCGCGCGGTCCACGCGGGCATGGGCGGCGGCATGGTCACAGGAGAGGAGGCGCTGCAGCTGCACGCCGCCCTCATGGAGCGCCCGCGCCAAGGCAAAAGCGCGGTGTACGTGCATATTCCCTTCTGCGAAACCAAGTGCATCTACTGCGGCTTCTACATCGCCCCCTACCGCAAGGAGGTGAGCGCCTCCTATACCGACGCCCTGCTCGACGAGATGCGCCGGGAACGCGGCCGCGCCGCAGTGGGACGCGAGCCCGTGCACGCCGTGTACCTTGGCGGCGGCACGCCCACCGCCCTGGAGCCCAAGGATCTGGAGCGCCTGCTGCGGGGCATCCGCGAGAACATGCCCCTGGCCAACGATTGCGAAATCACCGTGGAGGGCCGCATCCACAATTTCGGGCCGGAGAAGATGCGCGCCGCAGTGGAGGGCGGGGCCAACCGCTTCTCCATCGGCGTGCAGACCTTCCACACGCGGCTTCGGCAATCGCTGGGCCGCGTGTGCTCCAGGCGGGAGGTCACCACAGCCCTGGAGCGGCTGCTGGCCATGGACACGGCAGCCGTGGTGGTGGACCTCATCTACGGCCTGCCCGGCCAGACCATGCGCAGCTGGGAGGAGGACATGCGCACTTTCGAGTCCCTGGGGCTGGACGGCTGCGACCTCTACCAGCTCAACGTCTTTCCCGGCGGCAAGCTCGACCGGGCGCTGAAAAGCGGCGCCGCCGCCCCCGTGGCCGACATCCCCATGCAGTCGCGGATGTTCCGGCGCGGGGTGGAGCTGATGACGGACATGCGCGCCGCCCGTCTGTCCATCTCCCACTGGGGACGCACCGCGCGTGAGCGCAACATCTACAATCCCCTCATGAAAAGCCGCGCCGACTGCCTGGCCTACGGCGCGGGCGCGGGCGGCTGCCTGCAGGGGCACTTCTGCTTCATGACCGCCGACCCCTCGGACTACATGGCCCGAAGCCGCGCCGGGGAAAAACCCCTGGCCGGAGTGGCGCGTCCGCCGCTCCAGTTGGCGCTCATGCGCTCGCTTTCCGAGCAGCTTGAACGCGGCTGGCTTGACCTGCCCCGTGCGACCCGCGCGGCCGGTTTCGACGCAGGGGCGGAATTCGATCCCTTGCTCCGCCAGTGGGAGCGGGCGGGCCTGCTCACCCGACGCCGCAACCGCGTCGACCTCACCCTGGCCGGCCAGTTCTGGCAGGTGAACCTGGTGCAGGGGCTGCTCGACTGGCACATGCACAACCAAAAGGAGGAGTCCATATGA
- a CDS encoding CerR family C-terminal domain-containing protein, producing MQQTVGENMTRAKLIEAGTWLFAEHNGHEVSNRRLAAEAKVNHAMINYHFGSREGLLDAIFSHCLQKWKEIILPLLEAAETRIGGGKDALAAAVRELVDGVIAAITGKQSGRFLAVLLNDDLTTPKKYYDRLFNEVLAPFHRTASRIAAEAKGLKPEAFESLVLGQAIVAQCMTFFRGRVLLLPRLKWPDLEGDKHLLISRPLGDAIVASLGL from the coding sequence ATGCAGCAGACAGTCGGCGAGAACATGACCAGGGCCAAGCTCATCGAGGCGGGCACGTGGCTCTTTGCCGAGCACAACGGGCACGAGGTGAGCAACCGCCGCCTGGCCGCCGAGGCCAAGGTGAACCACGCCATGATCAACTACCACTTCGGCAGCCGGGAGGGGCTCCTGGATGCCATCTTCAGCCATTGTCTGCAAAAATGGAAAGAGATCATCCTGCCGCTTCTGGAGGCCGCGGAAACCCGCATCGGCGGCGGCAAAGACGCCCTTGCGGCGGCCGTGCGCGAGCTGGTGGACGGGGTCATCGCGGCCATCACCGGCAAGCAGAGCGGGCGCTTCTTGGCCGTGCTCCTCAACGACGACCTGACCACCCCCAAGAAGTATTACGACCGCCTGTTCAACGAGGTGCTCGCCCCGTTCCACCGCACGGCCAGCCGCATCGCGGCCGAGGCCAAGGGGCTCAAGCCAGAGGCCTTTGAAAGCCTGGTGCTGGGGCAGGCCATCGTCGCCCAGTGCATGACGTTTTTCCGTGGACGGGTGCTGCTGCTGCCCCGCCTCAAGTGGCCCGACCTGGAAGGCGACAAGCACCTGCTCATCTCCCGGCCCCTGGGCGACGCCATCGTCGCCTCCCTGGGCCTGTAA
- a CDS encoding energy-coupling factor transporter transmembrane component T family protein yields the protein MRALYGNSRGGGFPARLDTRTKMLLCLAASLSSIVLTDMAALGVLLAASVAYALSARDVKGLLVSYAAVALMLGTSALCVVGMGLLWPAMASLEIQRFVVPFMRIVVSINVVLGLALTSRVQSILTALKSLRLPALVFIPASVMVRFIPTFINDIRQIWQTLRIRGYVRSPLGLAARPGLAVRVLFMPLVFRALRSADDLAMAAELKGVGGQTRVTAHRVGRLARVDYLTLAVGAGLLVLAVWLQLRSGLRMSMH from the coding sequence ATGCGGGCATTGTACGGGAATAGCCGGGGGGGAGGATTCCCCGCCCGCCTGGATACGCGCACCAAGATGCTGCTCTGCCTGGCCGCATCGCTTTCCTCCATCGTGCTGACGGACATGGCCGCCCTGGGGGTGCTGCTGGCCGCAAGCGTCGCATACGCGCTCTCCGCGCGGGATGTGAAAGGCCTGCTCGTAAGCTATGCCGCCGTGGCGCTCATGCTCGGAACCTCCGCCCTCTGCGTGGTGGGCATGGGGCTTCTCTGGCCCGCCATGGCCAGCCTGGAGATACAGCGTTTCGTCGTGCCCTTCATGCGCATCGTCGTGTCCATCAACGTGGTGCTGGGGCTGGCGCTCACCTCCAGGGTGCAGTCCATCCTCACGGCGCTCAAGTCCTTGCGGCTGCCCGCGCTGGTGTTCATCCCCGCCTCGGTCATGGTGCGCTTCATCCCGACCTTCATCAACGACATCCGGCAGATATGGCAAACCCTGCGCATCCGGGGCTATGTCCGCTCCCCGCTGGGCTTGGCGGCGCGGCCAGGCCTGGCCGTGCGGGTGCTGTTCATGCCGCTTGTGTTCCGGGCCTTGCGCTCGGCCGACGACCTGGCCATGGCCGCCGAGCTCAAGGGCGTGGGCGGCCAGACCAGGGTGACGGCGCACCGCGTCGGACGCCTGGCCAGGGTCGATTACCTGACATTGGCTGTGGGCGCGGGGCTGCTGGTCCTGGCCGTGTGGCTGCAACTGCGCTCCGGCCTGCGCATGTCCATGCACTAG